One Oncorhynchus masou masou isolate Uvic2021 chromosome 18, UVic_Omas_1.1, whole genome shotgun sequence DNA window includes the following coding sequences:
- the LOC135504863 gene encoding uncharacterized protein LOC135504863, with product MEEQGDWVGNRSNLGVEEQGDRVGNRSYPGVEEQRDRVGNGSNLGVEEQGDRVGNRSYPGVEEQRDRVGNGSNLGVEVGQGNGSNLGVEEQGDRVGNRSYPGVEEQRDRVGNGSNLGVEEQGDRVGNRSYPGVEEQRDRVGNGSNLGVEVGQGRQRALPGDGGTEGLGSKQVLPGVEAQGDWVGNRSNLGVEEQGDRVGNRSNLGVEEQGDRVGNRSNLGMEEQRDRVGNRSNLGVEEQGDRVGNRSNLGMEEQGDRVGSRSYPGVEEQVDWVGNRSYPGVEEQGDRVGNRSNLGMEEQRDRVGNRSNLGVEEQGDRVGNRSNLGMEEQGDRVGNRSNLGVEEQGDRVGNRSNLGMEEQRDRVGNRSNLGMEEQRDWVGNGSNLGMEEQRDWVASRSYPGVEAQGDWVGNRSNLGVEEQGDRVGNRSNLGVEEQGDRVGNRSNLGVEPCSSGFTTHLRTKINSREEEDEKDPEDNVSEKVEEKDEQMDRWEQCYQRKNWRN from the exons ATGGAGGAACAGGGGGACTGGGTAGGCAACAGGTCCAACCTGGGGGTGGAGGAACAGGGGGACAGGGTAGGCAACAGGTCTTACCCGGGGGTGGAGGAACAGAGGGACAGGGTAGGCAACGGGTCCAACCTGGGGGTGGAGGAACAGGGGGACAGGGTAGGCAACAGGTCTTACCCGGGGGTGGAGGAACAGAGGGACAGGGTAGGCAACGGGTCCAACCTGGGGGTGGAGGTGGGACAGG GCAACGGGTCCAACCTGGGGGTGGAGGAACAGGGGGACAGGGTAGGCAACAGGTCTTACCCGGGGGTGGAGGAACAGAGGGACAGGGTAGGCAACGGGTCCAACCTGGGGGTGGAGGAACAGGGGGACAGGGTAGGCAACAGGTCTTACCCGGGGGTGGAGGAACAGAGGGACAGGGTAGGCAACGGGTCCAACCTGGGGGTAGAGGTGGGACAGGGTAGGCAACGGGCCCTACCTGGGGATGGAGGAACAGAGGGACTGGGTAGCAAGCAGGTCTTACCCGGGGTGGAGGCACAGGGGGACTGGGTAGGCAACAGGTCCAACCTGGGGGTGGAGGAACAGGGGGACAGGGTAGGCAACAGGTCCAACCTGGGGGTGGAGGAACAGGGGGACAGGGTAGGCAACAGGTCCAACCTGGGGATGGAGGAACAGAGGGACAGGGTAGGCAACAGGTCCAACCTGGGGGTGGAGGAACAGGGGGACAGGGTAGGCAACAGGTCCAACCTGGGGATGGAGGAACAGGGGGACAGGGTAGGCAGCAGGTCTTACCCGGGGGTGGAGGAACAGGTGGACTGGGTAGGCAACAGGTCTTACCCGGGGGTGGAGGAACAGGGGGACAGGGTAGGCAACAGGTCCAACCTGGGGATGGAGGAACAGAGGGACAGGGTAGGCAACAGGTCCAACCTGGGGGTGGAGGAACAGGGGGACAGGGTAGGCAACAGGTCCAACCTGGGGATGGAGGAACAGGGGGACAGGGTAGGCAACAGGTCCAACCTGGGGGTGGAGGAACAGGGGGACAGGGTAGGCAACAGGTCCAACCTGGGGATGGAGGAACAGAGGGACAGGGTAGGCAACAGGTCCAACCTGGGGATGGAGGAACAGAGGGACTGGGTAGGCAACGGGTCCAACCTGGGGATGGAGGAACAGAGGGACTGGGTAGCAAGCAGGTCTTACCCGGGGGTGGAGGCACAGGGGGACTGGGTAGGCAACAGGTCCAACCTGGGGGTGGAGGAACAGGGGGACAGGGTAGGCAACAGGTCCAACCTGGGGGTGGAGGAACAGGGGGACAGGGTAGGCAACAGGTCCAACCTGGGGGTGGAG CCCTGCTCCTCTGGCTTCACTACCCACCTCAGGACAAAAATTAACTctagggaggaggaagatgagaaaGATCCAGAGGACAATGTGTCGGAGAAGGTTGAGGAGAAAGACGAGCAGATGGACAGATGGGAACAGTGTTATCAGAGGAAGAACTGGAGGAACTAA